One genomic region from Solwaraspora sp. WMMD792 encodes:
- a CDS encoding extracellular solute-binding protein gives MKHRVVVSAILVAGLALAGCGSATGSQSSSGESDGKLVVWDWKSGDASAAAYIDKAKADFARKHPDVTVEFVAQPFDQYYTLLGAAIQAGKGPDVVLFNGGGQIRDRVDALLPLDEYVADDRQRLAGWEAFTSDGRTYAAPVTLQGHPIYYNKALYEKAGLDPDSPATTWDEFVNDCAAIIESTGADCLALGNKEGYGIQFFMSGLASGILTPDEYDAWIDGKRDWESPNVKRIFQLWKEAGDKGLNNEGANSTAMFNDSFALFQSGKAAHVIGLMSDVGHWKDFGEFLAADELGVMAAPAATAGAVPSLPYDGGIGYGVAKWTTDPDAAAALVRSLTSTEALNAFYAEAGAIASDTTIDVSQAGPAVAAMVPQLSSGKPALHVALSSQTLELMGRLSQQLLSGSVTVDEAVRQLADSDQAG, from the coding sequence ATGAAGCACCGAGTAGTGGTGTCGGCCATTCTCGTCGCGGGCCTGGCCCTGGCGGGCTGCGGGAGCGCCACCGGATCGCAATCCTCGTCCGGCGAGTCGGACGGCAAACTGGTGGTCTGGGACTGGAAGTCCGGCGACGCGAGTGCCGCCGCCTACATCGACAAGGCGAAAGCGGACTTCGCCAGGAAACACCCGGACGTCACCGTCGAGTTCGTCGCCCAACCTTTCGACCAGTACTACACCCTGCTCGGTGCGGCCATCCAGGCCGGCAAGGGGCCCGACGTCGTTCTGTTCAACGGTGGCGGCCAGATCCGCGACCGGGTCGACGCGCTGCTACCGCTCGACGAGTACGTGGCCGATGACCGGCAGCGGCTGGCCGGGTGGGAGGCGTTCACCAGCGACGGCCGGACCTACGCCGCACCGGTGACTCTGCAGGGGCATCCGATCTACTACAACAAGGCGCTCTACGAGAAAGCGGGGCTCGACCCGGACAGTCCGGCCACGACCTGGGACGAGTTCGTCAACGACTGCGCGGCGATCATCGAGTCCACCGGTGCCGACTGCCTCGCACTCGGAAACAAGGAAGGTTACGGCATCCAGTTCTTCATGTCGGGCCTGGCGTCCGGAATCCTCACCCCCGACGAGTACGACGCCTGGATCGACGGCAAGCGCGACTGGGAGTCGCCCAACGTCAAGCGGATCTTCCAACTGTGGAAGGAAGCCGGCGACAAGGGGCTCAACAACGAGGGCGCAAATTCGACGGCGATGTTCAACGACTCCTTCGCGCTCTTCCAGTCCGGCAAGGCCGCCCACGTGATCGGGCTGATGTCCGACGTCGGGCACTGGAAGGACTTCGGCGAGTTCCTGGCGGCCGACGAGCTCGGCGTCATGGCCGCCCCGGCGGCCACCGCCGGAGCCGTCCCGAGCCTGCCGTACGACGGTGGTATCGGCTACGGGGTGGCGAAGTGGACGACGGATCCGGATGCCGCCGCAGCCCTGGTCCGGTCCCTGACCTCGACCGAAGCGCTGAACGCCTTCTACGCCGAGGCCGGTGCGATCGCCTCGGACACCACCATCGACGTGTCGCAGGCCGGGCCGGCCGTCGCCGCGATGGTGCCGCAGCTCAGTTCCGGCAAACCCGCCCTGCACGTGGCGCTCTCCTCGCAGACCCTGGAACTGATGGGCCGACTGTCCCAGCAACTCCTCAGCGGCTCGGTCACCGTCGACGAGGCGGTGCGGCAGTTGGCTGACTCCGACCAAGCGGGCTGA
- a CDS encoding SDR family oxidoreductase: MTAAFDLTGRTAVVTGARRGIGLAMAEALARAGADIVGVSARLEARGSEVERRVRAAGRRFTALRADLADRAAVRQLADDLTAAGPPDILVNNGGTIARAPAAEHPDESWDHVIEVNLTSQFVLSREIGRKMVARGYGKIIFTASLLSFQGGVNVPGYAASKSGLAGLTRALANEWAPHGVNVNAIAPGYIATDNTRALRDDPDRNQAILTRIPAGRWGRADDIGGATVFLASSASDYVDGIVLPVDGGWLGR, from the coding sequence GTGACCGCCGCGTTCGATCTGACCGGGCGGACCGCGGTCGTCACCGGCGCGCGGCGCGGTATCGGCCTGGCCATGGCCGAGGCGCTCGCCCGGGCCGGCGCCGACATCGTCGGTGTCTCCGCCCGTCTCGAGGCGCGCGGCAGCGAGGTCGAGCGGCGGGTACGCGCCGCCGGCCGCCGGTTCACCGCGCTGCGGGCCGACCTGGCCGACCGGGCGGCCGTGCGTCAGCTGGCGGACGATCTCACCGCTGCCGGTCCGCCGGACATCCTGGTGAACAACGGCGGCACGATCGCCCGCGCCCCGGCTGCCGAGCATCCCGACGAGAGCTGGGACCACGTCATCGAGGTGAACCTGACCAGCCAGTTCGTGCTGAGCCGCGAGATCGGTCGGAAAATGGTCGCCCGGGGGTACGGGAAAATCATCTTCACCGCCTCGCTGTTGAGCTTCCAGGGCGGCGTCAACGTCCCGGGCTACGCGGCGTCGAAGTCCGGCCTGGCCGGGCTCACCAGGGCGCTGGCGAACGAGTGGGCGCCGCACGGGGTGAACGTCAACGCGATCGCGCCGGGCTACATCGCCACGGACAACACCCGGGCGCTGCGCGACGACCCGGACCGGAACCAGGCCATCCTGACGCGGATCCCGGCGGGCCGCTGGGGGCGGGCTGACGACATCGGCGGGGCCACCGTCTTCCTGGCGTCGTCCGCCTCGGACTACGTCGACGGGATCGTCCTGCCGGTCGACGGCGGTTGGCTGGGCCGTTGA
- a CDS encoding mandelate racemase/muconate lactonizing enzyme family protein produces MRITGYRTLTTVQQWGRPVGDANGVFADGVTSVPIVVVETDEGISGVGMGPHVDIERIFPAIDNEDPRAVTALYDRMLRQAFKAGHAGPVFGTIGALDTALWDIKAQAAGEPLWRLLGGRDRRVPAYASGLDIGLTDDQLVAEYGVYATHGLRAAKLKGGLDIERDRHRLCLVRDVLTEAAHGLRPGLMLDVNEAWTRKQAVRHVCELERTLDLIWIEEPVRRWDAEGLAAVGRGIRASVATGENLTGLEQFRPLIAAGAVDVVQTSAVWGVTHFLRVSALAHANDLPVSPIGNSPVGLLHAATSVPNHMASELQDLRPPLGIALDLHVEGGAFVLGDAPGLGVRLDEHAITSSGPHPSPPTTDGPHIRPERAGRQLLGAVDGTPAGPRHLADQLPVGPPPSRNEVFPTAAS; encoded by the coding sequence ATGCGGATCACCGGGTATCGGACCCTGACGACGGTCCAGCAATGGGGCCGACCGGTCGGCGATGCCAACGGCGTCTTCGCCGACGGCGTCACCTCGGTGCCGATCGTCGTCGTGGAGACCGACGAGGGAATCTCCGGGGTGGGCATGGGGCCGCACGTCGACATCGAGCGGATCTTCCCGGCCATCGACAACGAGGACCCACGCGCGGTGACAGCCCTGTACGACCGGATGCTGCGCCAAGCGTTCAAGGCGGGCCACGCCGGCCCGGTCTTCGGCACCATCGGTGCTCTCGACACCGCGCTGTGGGACATCAAGGCCCAAGCGGCCGGCGAGCCACTCTGGCGACTGCTCGGTGGGCGCGACCGGCGGGTTCCGGCGTACGCCTCCGGCCTGGACATCGGCCTGACCGACGACCAGCTCGTCGCGGAGTACGGGGTCTACGCCACCCACGGCCTGCGGGCGGCCAAGCTCAAGGGCGGCCTCGACATCGAGCGGGACCGGCACCGCCTGTGTCTGGTCCGGGACGTCCTGACCGAGGCGGCGCACGGGCTGCGGCCGGGGCTGATGCTCGACGTGAACGAGGCGTGGACCCGCAAGCAGGCCGTCCGGCACGTCTGCGAGCTCGAGCGCACCCTCGATCTCATCTGGATCGAGGAGCCGGTCCGACGGTGGGACGCGGAAGGTCTCGCCGCCGTCGGTCGGGGGATCCGCGCGTCGGTCGCCACCGGGGAGAACCTCACCGGCCTCGAACAGTTCCGGCCGCTGATCGCGGCGGGAGCGGTCGACGTGGTCCAGACGTCCGCGGTCTGGGGAGTGACCCACTTCCTCCGGGTCAGTGCTCTGGCGCACGCCAACGACCTGCCGGTCAGCCCGATCGGCAACAGCCCGGTCGGGCTGCTGCACGCCGCGACGTCGGTGCCCAACCACATGGCCAGTGAGCTGCAGGATCTGCGTCCGCCGCTCGGGATCGCCCTCGACCTGCACGTCGAGGGCGGGGCGTTCGTCCTGGGCGACGCCCCGGGGCTGGGGGTCCGGCTCGATGAGCACGCGATCACGTCCTCGGGCCCGCACCCGAGCCCGCCGACCACCGACGGTCCGCACATCCGGCCGGAGCGCGCCGGACGACAGCTGCTGGGGGCGGTCGACGGTACCCCGGCCGGACCGCGGCACCTCGCCGACCAGCTACCGGTCGGACCTCCACCCAGCCGCAACGAGGTGTTCCCCACCGCCGCGAGCTGA
- a CDS encoding carbohydrate ABC transporter permease: MSRFRLARWVVAVPMALLALATIYPLVFTANVASKTRREYILDRFSLADAVRVENLQTAWGSVGMGRYFVNSLVVVTFSVVLLLLIGSMAGFALSQLRFRGSSMIFLGCLAALFVPFQVIMVPLARTMADSGLIDTYPGLILAYVAQFLPFTVFLMTSYYRTIPPEIVDAARIDGNSVYGVYRRIMLPLGTPALLSVGILDALFCWNDVLIALLMMPSAEHRTLMVGVTSLRGQYSDDIPTFASGVLIAAVPVLVVYLFLQRQIADGVAAGSTKG; the protein is encoded by the coding sequence ATGTCCCGCTTCCGGCTGGCCAGATGGGTGGTCGCCGTACCGATGGCACTGCTCGCCCTGGCGACGATCTACCCACTCGTCTTCACCGCGAACGTCGCCTCGAAGACCCGGCGCGAGTACATCCTGGACCGGTTCTCGCTGGCTGACGCGGTGCGCGTGGAGAATCTCCAGACAGCGTGGGGCTCGGTCGGAATGGGCCGGTACTTCGTCAACTCGCTCGTCGTCGTGACGTTCTCGGTGGTGCTGCTCCTGCTGATCGGGTCGATGGCCGGGTTCGCGCTGAGTCAGCTGCGGTTCCGCGGGTCTTCGATGATCTTCCTGGGCTGTCTGGCGGCGCTCTTCGTCCCGTTCCAGGTGATCATGGTGCCGCTCGCCCGGACCATGGCGGACAGTGGCCTGATCGACACCTACCCGGGTCTGATTCTCGCCTATGTCGCGCAGTTCCTTCCGTTCACCGTCTTTCTCATGACGAGCTACTACCGGACGATCCCACCGGAGATCGTGGACGCCGCCCGGATCGACGGAAACAGCGTGTACGGCGTGTACCGGAGGATCATGCTGCCGCTCGGCACACCGGCGCTGTTGTCGGTCGGCATCCTCGACGCACTGTTCTGCTGGAACGACGTGCTCATTGCACTGCTGATGATGCCGTCGGCCGAGCACCGGACCCTCATGGTGGGCGTCACCTCGCTGCGTGGCCAGTACTCCGACGACATCCCGACCTTCGCCTCGGGGGTGCTGATCGCTGCCGTTCCCGTTCTGGTCGTCTATCTCTTTCTCCAGCGTCAGATCGCCGACGGCGTCGCCGCCGGTTCCACGAAGGGTTGA
- a CDS encoding C39 family peptidase produces MNTIFRKSALSVAGLLTAGGVVAAPAVAQAAGPGADGGAREVAVQYEAQPNFYYCGPAATRIALTAQGHAPSQDEVAGKLGTTEAGTDSAEETTRVLNEVTGGDEYETVSIGAAAAKPEHVEKLKADVREAVDDDRAVVANIMGTASDVDGVAHSYEGGHYLTVTGYRDGGDTVKIADPYFEGQEYWMDLEVLADWTAKRGYSA; encoded by the coding sequence ATGAACACGATCTTCCGTAAGTCTGCTCTGTCGGTTGCTGGTCTGCTGACCGCTGGTGGTGTGGTGGCCGCTCCTGCGGTGGCGCAGGCGGCTGGTCCGGGTGCCGATGGTGGTGCGCGTGAGGTGGCGGTGCAGTACGAGGCGCAGCCGAATTTCTACTACTGCGGGCCGGCGGCGACGCGGATCGCGTTGACGGCGCAGGGTCATGCTCCGTCGCAGGATGAGGTGGCGGGCAAGTTGGGGACGACCGAGGCCGGTACGGATTCGGCTGAGGAGACGACCCGGGTGCTGAACGAGGTGACCGGTGGCGACGAGTACGAGACGGTGTCGATCGGTGCGGCCGCGGCGAAGCCGGAGCATGTGGAGAAGCTGAAGGCTGATGTGCGGGAGGCCGTGGACGACGACCGGGCCGTGGTGGCGAACATCATGGGTACGGCGTCGGATGTCGACGGGGTGGCGCACTCGTACGAGGGTGGGCACTACCTGACGGTGACCGGTTACCGCGATGGTGGTGACACGGTGAAGATCGCCGACCCGTACTTCGAGGGTCAGGAGTACTGGATGGATCTTGAGGTGCTGGCGGACTGGACCGCCAAGCGCGGCTACTCCGCCTGA
- a CDS encoding sugar ABC transporter permease — protein MATSAARRGERLAPYVLVAPAVLTIVVLRLWPLLLGVNFSFTGDGERDGTAVGVDNYLELFGDPLFQTSLGNVALLVLLLPVAVAIPGLIATFIYLRVPGHRLYRSVYFFPAVLSPVIVGAIFNLLLAFDGPVNAALSAVSIGRIDWLGDPDVAMFTVVGVHVWATFGMALVVFLAGFATLDGSLLDAARVDGASLPQTIWHVIVPSLIRTIQFVFVTTMAGMLTSMFGLLYVMTSGGPEGSTYLPEYYIWIQQGQMNRPALASAASTVLFLIMLVVGMLQISLLRRAGRED, from the coding sequence GTGGCGACCTCCGCCGCGCGTCGGGGCGAGCGGCTCGCCCCGTACGTCCTGGTGGCGCCGGCTGTCCTGACCATCGTCGTACTGCGGCTGTGGCCACTGCTGCTCGGGGTCAACTTCTCCTTCACCGGCGACGGCGAGCGCGACGGGACCGCGGTCGGCGTCGACAACTACCTCGAGTTGTTCGGTGATCCGCTGTTCCAGACATCGCTCGGCAACGTGGCGCTGCTGGTGCTGCTCCTTCCGGTCGCCGTGGCGATTCCCGGCCTGATCGCGACGTTCATCTACCTGCGGGTGCCCGGGCACCGGCTCTACCGCAGCGTCTACTTCTTCCCAGCGGTGCTCTCCCCGGTCATCGTCGGCGCGATCTTCAATCTTCTGCTCGCGTTCGACGGCCCGGTCAACGCGGCCCTGTCGGCGGTCAGCATCGGCCGGATCGACTGGCTCGGTGACCCGGACGTCGCCATGTTCACGGTCGTCGGGGTGCACGTCTGGGCGACCTTCGGAATGGCCCTGGTGGTGTTCCTCGCCGGGTTCGCCACCCTGGACGGATCGCTGCTGGACGCGGCCCGGGTCGACGGGGCGTCGCTTCCCCAGACCATCTGGCACGTGATCGTCCCCAGTCTCATCCGTACCATCCAGTTCGTCTTCGTGACCACGATGGCCGGGATGCTGACCTCCATGTTCGGACTGCTGTACGTGATGACCAGCGGTGGCCCGGAGGGCTCGACGTATCTGCCGGAGTACTACATCTGGATTCAGCAGGGACAGATGAACCGACCGGCACTCGCGTCGGCCGCGTCGACGGTTCTCTTCCTCATCATGCTCGTGGTGGGGATGCTGCAGATCAGCCTGCTCCGGCGGGCGGGGAGGGAGGACTGA
- a CDS encoding alcohol dehydrogenase catalytic domain-containing protein, giving the protein MQAVVYRTARHLEVEARAARPPGPGELSIAVAYTGICGTDLHIYHGDMDARVGAPAVIGHEMSGRVADVGPGVDGWSVGQAVTVMPTRSCGRCVACRRGSSHVCHAMDFLGIDSPGAMQSYWTVPAELVLPLPEGVPLDHAALVEPVAVAVHDVRRAGVTPGDQVVVIGGGPVGVLIATVAQLHGARVLLVEPDPFRRAVAGEIGFAVVDPQATDPVTVVNEWTDGAGADIAFEVSGSAGGVATAVDVLTTHGRLVMVAIHAQPRTVDLHRFFWRELELLGARLYRRDDMVEAIRLVAAGDIPARALISRVMPFASVDAAFAALENGDGVLKVLLDWQAAAR; this is encoded by the coding sequence ATGCAGGCAGTGGTCTACCGTACCGCTCGTCACCTCGAGGTCGAGGCACGTGCCGCGCGGCCGCCGGGTCCCGGCGAGCTGAGCATCGCGGTGGCCTACACCGGGATCTGCGGCACCGATCTGCACATCTACCACGGGGACATGGACGCCCGGGTCGGCGCGCCGGCCGTGATCGGGCACGAGATGTCCGGACGGGTCGCCGACGTCGGACCGGGCGTCGACGGCTGGTCCGTCGGCCAGGCCGTCACGGTCATGCCCACCCGGTCGTGCGGGCGGTGTGTCGCCTGCCGGCGCGGAAGTTCCCACGTCTGCCACGCGATGGACTTCCTCGGCATCGACTCGCCGGGTGCCATGCAGTCGTACTGGACGGTGCCGGCGGAGCTGGTCCTGCCGCTGCCGGAAGGGGTGCCACTCGACCACGCGGCGCTGGTCGAGCCGGTCGCGGTCGCCGTGCACGACGTCCGGCGGGCCGGCGTGACCCCTGGCGACCAGGTCGTGGTGATCGGCGGCGGACCGGTCGGTGTCCTCATCGCCACCGTCGCCCAGCTGCACGGCGCGCGGGTCCTGCTCGTCGAACCGGATCCGTTCCGGCGGGCCGTCGCCGGTGAGATCGGGTTCGCGGTGGTCGATCCGCAGGCGACGGATCCGGTGACGGTGGTGAACGAGTGGACCGACGGCGCGGGCGCGGACATCGCCTTCGAGGTGTCCGGCTCAGCCGGCGGCGTCGCCACCGCGGTCGACGTCCTGACCACCCACGGCCGGCTGGTGATGGTGGCGATCCACGCCCAGCCGCGGACCGTCGACCTGCACCGGTTCTTCTGGCGTGAGCTGGAACTGCTCGGTGCCCGCCTGTACCGGCGCGACGACATGGTGGAGGCGATTCGGCTGGTGGCCGCGGGGGACATCCCGGCGCGCGCGCTCATCTCGCGGGTCATGCCCTTCGCATCGGTCGACGCCGCCTTCGCGGCGTTGGAGAACGGCGACGGGGTGCTGAAGGTGCTGCTCGACTGGCAGGCGGCGGCCCGGTGA
- a CDS encoding FadR/GntR family transcriptional regulator, with product MTATQHTALNASTPPAWTRRPANLATAVTAELVQRIVRGVHPSGTTLPAEPVLCETFSVSRTVVREAVKILQEKGLVQIRQGSGTIVTPTSMWDMLDEHVLGATIAEDDSLAILDDLVVTRRVLESDMANVAARLADQDTIDRLHTLVERMDELVDDHVTYHEHDRAFHDTVMQASGNRIARGVIRALESQVVNTARYMGRTERALCVASNRGHRRIYERIAAHDPEGAAAAMFTHITEAWLVRRSGPGEPARLQR from the coding sequence ATGACGGCAACGCAGCACACCGCCTTGAACGCTTCGACGCCTCCGGCCTGGACACGACGGCCGGCCAACCTCGCCACGGCGGTGACCGCGGAGCTCGTGCAGAGAATCGTGCGCGGGGTGCACCCTTCGGGCACGACGCTGCCGGCCGAACCGGTCCTCTGCGAGACCTTCTCGGTGAGCCGGACGGTCGTCCGGGAAGCCGTGAAGATCCTCCAGGAGAAAGGGCTGGTACAGATCCGCCAGGGCAGCGGAACCATCGTCACGCCGACGTCGATGTGGGACATGCTCGACGAGCATGTCCTCGGGGCGACCATCGCCGAGGACGACAGCCTGGCGATACTCGACGACCTCGTCGTGACCCGGCGGGTGCTGGAGTCGGACATGGCCAATGTCGCCGCCCGGCTGGCCGACCAGGACACCATCGACCGGCTGCACACCCTGGTCGAGCGGATGGACGAACTCGTCGACGACCACGTCACGTACCACGAGCATGACCGGGCCTTTCACGACACGGTCATGCAGGCATCCGGGAACCGCATCGCCCGCGGCGTCATCCGGGCGTTGGAGAGTCAGGTCGTCAACACCGCCCGGTACATGGGACGGACCGAGCGTGCCCTGTGCGTGGCGTCCAACCGCGGCCACCGACGGATCTACGAACGCATCGCCGCACACGACCCGGAAGGCGCTGCGGCGGCGATGTTCACGCACATCACCGAAGCCTGGCTCGTCCGCCGCAGCGGCCCCGGCGAGCCCGCCCGGCTGCAACGGTAG